The bacterium genome window below encodes:
- a CDS encoding QueT transporter family protein, whose translation MREIVTMWTNTRMVVLVALTAALYAAVLIPFKIATIIPGFTEVRPGAVVPLVLGYLFGPAGAWGSGIGNVIGDFLGGTLSLGSAFGFAGNFFFALVPCKLLRTAAAPPGAAPASPWRETLLFAAAVVPASAACAAIIAWGVDLLGFVPFNVLGTAIFLNNILVGLVLGPVLLRLLAPRVGAWHLLWRDVMDAPPPPAGRSRVGAALIWAGAV comes from the coding sequence ATGCGCGAGATCGTCACGATGTGGACCAACACCCGGATGGTCGTCCTGGTGGCGCTGACCGCGGCGCTCTACGCGGCGGTGCTCATCCCATTCAAGATCGCCACGATCATCCCCGGCTTCACCGAGGTGCGGCCCGGAGCGGTGGTGCCGCTGGTCCTCGGCTACCTCTTCGGGCCGGCCGGCGCCTGGGGCAGCGGCATCGGCAATGTCATCGGCGACTTCCTCGGCGGCACGCTCTCGCTCGGGAGCGCCTTCGGCTTCGCGGGGAACTTCTTCTTCGCGCTCGTGCCCTGCAAGCTCCTCCGGACCGCGGCCGCCCCCCCGGGCGCAGCGCCCGCCTCGCCCTGGCGCGAGACGCTCCTGTTCGCCGCCGCCGTCGTCCCGGCGAGCGCCGCCTGCGCGGCGATCATCGCCTGGGGCGTGGACCTGCTCGGCTTCGTCCCCTTCAACGTCCTCGGCACGGCGATCTTCCTCAACAACATCCTGGTCGGCCTCGTGCTCGGACCGGTGCTCCTGCGCCTGCTCGCGCCCCGCGTCGGCGCGTGGCACCTGCTCTGGCGGGACGTGATGGACGCCCCGCCCCCGCCCGCTGGGCGCAGCCGCGTCGGCGCCGCGCTGATCTGGGCCGGCGCGGT